A genomic region of Eucalyptus grandis isolate ANBG69807.140 chromosome 5, ASM1654582v1, whole genome shotgun sequence contains the following coding sequences:
- the LOC120293749 gene encoding uncharacterized protein LOC120293749 yields the protein MKESSEYDYEVFLSFRGPNTRTDIADYLYVNMIDVGIQAYRDYEELCTREEISGPFSKQFNTQRSQYQSFLKDMLINEHYGNAVVSHLNKKRFDDETINNWKAALKEVGELKGWGLHRMLNKERVEKWDAILKELEESPL from the exons ATGAAGGAGTCATCAGAATATGATTATGAAGTGTTTTTGAGCTTTAGAGGACCAAATACTCGTACGGACATTGCTGATTACCTTTACGTCAACATGATTGATGTTGGAATTCAGGCATATAGGGACTATGAAGAGCTCTGCACTAGGGAAGAGATCAGCGGCCCCTTCTCCAAGCAATTTAACACTCAAAGATCTCAATaccaatcttttctaaaggatatGCTGATA AATGAGCACTACGGCAACGCCGTTGTTTCTCATTTAAACAAGAAGCGGTTCGATGATGAGACTATCAACAACTGGAAGGCTGCTCTTAAAGAGGTTGGAGAACTAAAGGGATGGGGTCTCCACAGAATGCTAAACAA AGAAAGAGTAGAGAAGTGGGATGCCATATTAAAGGAGCTAGAAGAATCTCCTCTATAG
- the LOC104446450 gene encoding disease resistance protein RPV1-like, with the protein MKEVLESLLNISFLRMDFKLGPQPSSRYMFPLGKLYMKNIWRSNFLEDQNYFQDEFGPFILLESRFLLPELRWLSWNNFPNIFKVSHISMRKLVILDFSRSEIRETWHGWSHIKLAENLKVLNLTGCDFHRHSDLSSHKKLEQLILQGSKCLAKIDSSIGHLKNLVFLNLRDCKNLQKLPTSWGALESLMELLLDSTSIQKIPEWRRMKNLKMLSLVGCISLNKFSFVGCSASAVKLSLVGNHFNSLVELDLSSTGIKELPYSIGYMKKLKVLKIWRCCLTKLPSAVAMLEKLKELEASGEYLTELKEIPSNIGKLPMFVVKIR; encoded by the exons ATGAAAGAAGTCTTAGAAAGTCTTTTGAATATAAGTTTCCTTCGAATGGACTTTAAGTTAGGCCCTCAACCCTCATCAAGGTATATGTTTCCTCTAGGTAAGctttatatgaaaaatatttggaggtcaaattttcttgaagaccaaaattattttcaagacgAATTTGGCCCATTTATCCTTCTTGAGTCAAGATTTCTCCTTCCAGAATTGAGATGGCTTTCATGGAATAACTTCCCTAATATTTTTAAAGTGTCTCATATTTCCATGAGGAAGCTAGTTATCCTTGATTTCTCAAGGAGTGAAATCCGAGAAACATGGCATGGATGGAGCCACATAAAG TTGGCTGAGAATTTGAAGGTCCTAAATCTGACTGGATGCGATTTTCATAGACATTCGGATTTGTCTTCTCATAAGAAGTTAGAGCAACTTATTCTCCAAGGATCTAAGTGTTTGGCTAAAATTGATTCGTCCATTGGTCACCTTAAGAACTTGGTCTTCTTAAACTTGAGGGACTGTAAAAATCTCCAGAAGCTACCTACGAGTTGGGGGGCACTGGAATCATTGATGGAACTTCTTCTTGACTCTACATCTATACAAAAGATTCCTGAatggagaaggatgaagaatcTGAAAATGCTCAGCTTGGTCGGATGTATATCATTGAATAAATTCAGTTTCGTTGGTTGCTCAGCATCAGCAGTGAAGCTCTCATTAGTGGGTAACCATTTCAACTCATTAGTTGAGTTAGATCTATCGAGCACTGGTATAAAGGAGTTACCATATTCAATTGGatatatgaagaaattgaaagtgctaAAGATATGGCGTTGCTGCCTAACAAAACTACCCAGCGCTGTTGCAATGTTGGAGAAGCTCAAAGAGCTAGAGGCAAGTGGGGAATATCTAAcagaattgaaagaaattcctaGTAATATTGGGAAGCTGCCAATGTTTGTTGTTAAAATTCGGTGA